A genomic stretch from Thermomonospora umbrina includes:
- a CDS encoding histone-like nucleoid-structuring protein Lsr2 — translation MATKVIMVDDIDGYDGEDVAKRDFEVAGTTFTMDLGDANHKQLQEILRQLAPYLEKASIVKPAGRSRKSAGDASPRLKGYTNSDVREWAKAEGVEVSLRGKIADDVYDRFIEAHPDAKPGT, via the coding sequence GTGGCCACCAAGGTCATCATGGTCGACGACATCGACGGCTACGACGGTGAGGACGTCGCCAAGCGGGACTTCGAGGTGGCCGGCACGACCTTCACGATGGACCTGGGCGACGCCAACCACAAGCAGCTCCAAGAGATCCTGCGGCAACTGGCGCCGTACCTGGAGAAGGCATCGATCGTGAAGCCGGCGGGTCGATCCCGCAAGTCCGCCGGCGACGCCTCCCCACGCCTGAAGGGGTACACCAACAGCGACGTCCGCGAGTGGGCCAAGGCCGAGGGCGTCGAGGTCAGCCTCCGAGGCAAGATCGCCGACGACGTCTACGATCGCTTCATCGAGGCTCACCCGGACGCGAAGCCGGGGACGTGA